A window of Longispora fulva contains these coding sequences:
- a CDS encoding helical backbone metal receptor → MSDRGGFRVVSLVPSLTEAVAATAPGTLVGATDWCTHPADLDVARVGGTKWPDVAKVIALRPDLVLANREENREEDVEALRAAGLRVHVTYPRTVAEALDELRDICVLLDSPDPQWLRKARAAWEFTPAVTRKVAVPIWRRPWMWLGDDTFAADVLRRLGYSTVHSGRYPKKSVKETIDLEPDIIVFPDEPYAFHPGDGPEAFGEFRSAFVSGRHLTWYGPSLTDAPTFLTDQLS, encoded by the coding sequence ATGTCTGATCGGGGCGGGTTCCGGGTCGTGTCGCTGGTCCCGTCGTTGACCGAGGCCGTGGCGGCCACCGCCCCGGGAACTCTGGTCGGCGCGACCGACTGGTGCACCCATCCCGCCGACCTCGACGTCGCCCGGGTCGGCGGCACCAAATGGCCGGACGTGGCGAAGGTGATCGCGCTGCGCCCCGATCTGGTGCTCGCCAACCGGGAGGAGAACCGGGAGGAGGACGTCGAGGCCTTGCGCGCCGCCGGGCTCCGGGTGCACGTCACCTATCCGCGCACGGTCGCCGAAGCCCTCGACGAACTGCGGGACATCTGCGTACTGCTCGACAGCCCCGATCCGCAATGGCTGCGAAAGGCGCGGGCGGCGTGGGAGTTCACTCCGGCGGTGACGCGTAAAGTCGCGGTGCCGATCTGGCGGAGGCCGTGGATGTGGCTCGGCGACGACACGTTCGCCGCCGACGTGCTGCGCCGGCTGGGTTACTCGACGGTCCATTCCGGGCGGTACCCGAAAAAGTCGGTGAAAGAAACGATCGACCTGGAACCGGACATCATTGTCTTTCCCGACGAGCCATACGCGTTCCATCCCGGCGACGGTCCGGAGGCGTTTGGAGAGTTTCGCAGCGCGTTTGTGTCGGGCCGTCACCTGACCTGGTACGGCCCCTCTCTGACCGATGCGCCAACCTTTTTGACGGACCAACTGAGCTGA
- a CDS encoding GNAT family N-acetyltransferase, with protein MLNVVEEYWNRALGRDTTPGVHLVADSRGGHGVYVLGTPGCVRVTVPTDLLTDAVLAVHEIAPETLLTAEFWSEAFPDGAVLGPSQHHYLTGTDQLPDHSGIRRLNPGDHLALAELRSACPEADWEEGGFADEPGALFGAFDGGVLLAAANLTNWNGQPTDVGLLTRPEARRRGLATRTAAAASAHALRLHGIARLRALVANVPSMAIARRLGYTPYGLNVYVRL; from the coding sequence GTGCTGAATGTCGTTGAGGAGTACTGGAATCGGGCTCTCGGCCGGGACACCACCCCGGGCGTGCATCTCGTGGCCGACAGCCGGGGTGGACACGGCGTCTACGTTCTCGGCACCCCGGGATGCGTCCGGGTCACGGTCCCCACGGATCTGCTCACCGACGCCGTCCTCGCCGTGCACGAGATCGCGCCGGAGACCCTGCTGACGGCGGAGTTCTGGTCGGAGGCCTTCCCGGACGGCGCGGTCCTCGGGCCCAGCCAGCACCACTACCTGACCGGCACCGACCAGCTGCCCGACCACTCCGGGATCCGCCGGCTCAACCCCGGCGACCACCTGGCGCTCGCCGAGCTGCGCTCCGCGTGCCCCGAGGCGGACTGGGAGGAGGGCGGCTTCGCCGATGAGCCCGGCGCGCTGTTCGGCGCGTTTGACGGCGGCGTGCTGCTGGCGGCGGCGAACCTGACCAACTGGAACGGGCAGCCCACCGACGTCGGTCTGCTCACCCGTCCGGAGGCGCGCCGGCGGGGCCTGGCGACCCGGACGGCGGCGGCGGCCAGCGCGCACGCCCTGCGCCTGCACGGCATCGCCCGTTTGCGGGCCCTGGTGGCCAACGTGCCGTCGATGGCGATCGCCCGCCGCCTGGGCTACACCCCCTACGGCCTCAACGTCTACGTGCGGCTGTAG